The following are from one region of the Rosistilla carotiformis genome:
- a CDS encoding DUF1598 domain-containing protein, which produces MSRRRHAALLLAAIACLFPLANPGAAQRPTDRARRHLAAGEFAAAKQIALSLPVENRAELLAQVADGQAATGSPTAAASSLLGTNGLSGSAAPMGMPAAGMAGGGAIADFDSLMELIQTTVVPDTWEALGGPSTMSPYPAGVWVDPNGLIRDVVATADADQLTLLRSQSLRQSVSLQRDWMEKSPLRKVSLNRLQHELARQLLSGCSLDSAIRNLAGLSTIQYVFLSESGDDVILAGPVGGIRLDADQQPIDIETGRAALRIDLLGMALAAVEQRQPFGCTIEPTPEGIVRSQQVAADIQSGNLAAAAASPKLKEALGLQDIRVFGTADDTPMAMLMIQADRHMKMLALGTEPMPRGVANYMEIVEATLDQGPLTGSFLRMWFAPQQLDVRCDSQKQSFELSGLPLRLITEQQASDAQGERFAVAADPRAQQFAETFNRHFVDIARQYPLHDRLRGLYDLTAIAQLLHNQMPAEQRIASTGLLARPDQWVEPNAQPARQTESLIVHRRFRKGKTIHSVVVASGGVLLEPSRPLTNEPIVYAALSNVAAGQAKRPARQDHWWWD; this is translated from the coding sequence ATGTCACGACGCCGACACGCAGCTTTGCTGCTGGCAGCTATCGCTTGCCTGTTTCCACTGGCCAATCCGGGGGCCGCCCAGCGGCCGACCGATCGCGCCCGGCGGCATCTGGCCGCTGGTGAGTTTGCGGCGGCCAAGCAGATCGCGCTGTCGCTGCCGGTAGAGAATCGAGCTGAGCTGTTAGCGCAAGTTGCCGACGGACAAGCTGCCACGGGGAGCCCAACCGCCGCGGCTAGCAGCCTGCTGGGGACCAACGGTCTCAGCGGTTCGGCCGCTCCGATGGGAATGCCCGCCGCTGGAATGGCTGGCGGAGGCGCGATTGCCGACTTCGATTCGTTGATGGAGCTGATCCAAACCACCGTCGTTCCCGACACGTGGGAAGCGTTGGGCGGCCCGAGCACGATGAGTCCCTATCCAGCGGGTGTGTGGGTCGATCCCAACGGCTTGATCCGCGACGTCGTCGCGACAGCAGACGCCGACCAATTGACGCTGTTACGATCGCAGAGTTTGCGACAATCGGTGTCGCTCCAACGCGACTGGATGGAAAAATCGCCGCTCCGCAAAGTCTCGCTGAATCGGTTGCAGCACGAACTCGCGCGACAGCTGCTCAGCGGTTGCTCGCTCGATTCGGCGATCCGCAACTTGGCGGGACTGAGTACGATTCAGTACGTCTTCCTGAGCGAATCGGGAGACGACGTGATCCTGGCCGGGCCGGTCGGCGGGATTCGCCTGGATGCCGACCAACAACCTATCGACATCGAAACGGGGCGAGCAGCGCTGCGGATCGATTTGTTGGGGATGGCATTGGCTGCCGTGGAGCAGCGCCAGCCGTTTGGATGCACGATCGAACCAACGCCCGAAGGCATCGTCCGTTCACAACAGGTTGCCGCCGATATTCAATCGGGTAACCTCGCCGCGGCGGCGGCGAGCCCCAAGCTGAAGGAAGCTCTGGGGCTACAAGACATTCGCGTCTTCGGAACCGCGGATGACACGCCGATGGCGATGCTGATGATCCAAGCCGATCGGCACATGAAGATGCTTGCGTTGGGAACCGAACCAATGCCCCGCGGCGTTGCGAATTACATGGAGATCGTCGAAGCGACACTCGATCAAGGTCCGTTGACGGGAAGCTTCTTGCGGATGTGGTTCGCGCCGCAACAGCTGGACGTCCGCTGCGATTCGCAAAAGCAGTCGTTTGAATTGTCGGGCCTGCCGCTGCGATTGATTACCGAACAACAGGCATCCGACGCGCAAGGGGAACGGTTTGCCGTGGCTGCCGACCCGCGAGCTCAGCAATTTGCGGAGACTTTCAATCGACATTTCGTCGACATCGCGCGGCAGTATCCGCTGCACGATCGCCTGCGTGGCCTGTACGATCTGACCGCGATCGCGCAATTGCTTCACAATCAGATGCCAGCCGAACAACGGATCGCTTCGACAGGACTTCTAGCACGCCCCGATCAATGGGTGGAGCCGAATGCCCAACCGGCGCGGCAGACCGAATCGCTTATCGTCCATCGCCGCTTCCGTAAAGGGAAGACCATTCATTCGGTGGTCGTTGCCAGCGGAGGAGTCCTCTTGGAACCGAGCAGGCCGCTGACCAACGAACCGATTGTTTACGCGGCGTTGTCGAACGTCGCAGCGGGGCAAGCGAAGCGGCCCGCGCGGCAAGACCATTGGTGGTGGGACTGA
- a CDS encoding rhodanese-like domain-containing protein, whose translation MQTPENDALPLEVDVTTVKSMLDQNQDFVLVDCREANEYEIAKIDGSVLIPLSELAQKANELEPLRERHVVVHCHHGGRSMRLTQMMLANGFPRVQNMAGGIDQWSQQIDAAVPRY comes from the coding sequence ATGCAGACTCCCGAAAACGATGCCCTTCCGCTGGAAGTCGACGTCACCACCGTCAAATCGATGCTCGATCAGAACCAGGACTTCGTTCTGGTCGATTGCCGTGAAGCGAATGAATACGAGATCGCCAAGATCGATGGTTCGGTTTTGATTCCGTTGAGCGAACTGGCGCAGAAGGCTAACGAACTGGAACCACTCCGCGAACGCCACGTCGTCGTCCATTGCCACCACGGCGGACGCAGCATGCGGCTCACCCAGATGATGCTTGCCAACGGGTTTCCACGCGTCCAAAACATGGCCGGGGGAATCGATCAATGGTCCCAACAGATCGATGCTGCGGTACCGCGGTACTAG
- a CDS encoding caspase family protein, translating into MMTPKIRIAIPLLLLVSLASVSVAAENTKLHAMVIGNGEYKIGKLANPSNDAHAMSAALSELGFKVTTETDLTHHNMDRAITKFCQQVDEGGLAFFFFAGHGIQVDGENYLIPIDAEIPDQSFVKYKAVSLSLILDSLGKSRSNMNVVVLDCCRNNPFERTWSTRSLGQRGLAAQNNIPEGTIIAYATSPGKTAADGDAGNSPYTTELTAALKQRPRTGLLLRDVFFTASRAVKEKTGQSPWVNMEASLDNFYLHPSEGDETASVPRPEPEVELEVIPAGLAKPEPMAAAPVPAKPSISLEDKTLFDQAEVYLRQGKYDNAIMAYTAILESDSLSPASRQKARKSRGAAYLGRGTKKDLNYGIIDQLAAGLDGIRVTVRTDAADLKVGTSKSGYVSRGQVLLITKSMEHNALDWFWVAAVNGDETLKGWVPASAVVKSDDSSKPASLATSATPRHPASSGLLGSGSVSESLPRPQSSQPQPHVVQTPSTPSWQDNRSAIPQSQSGFSPSRNSGVTSNSVVRQQQTPMQPQSNGWQGNAWRSNSNHNNLQGNTQSWNNNQGMNLQSNNRWQGGNNNNNWGHNNHGSGNGGMRSNSGAKSIWATPKWETPAEIRRGIANGTLRW; encoded by the coding sequence ATGATGACGCCAAAGATTCGAATTGCGATCCCGCTTCTATTACTGGTGTCGCTGGCCAGCGTTAGCGTCGCCGCCGAGAACACCAAGCTGCACGCGATGGTGATTGGAAACGGAGAGTACAAAATCGGCAAGCTTGCCAATCCGAGCAACGATGCCCACGCGATGTCCGCAGCATTGAGCGAACTTGGTTTTAAGGTCACCACGGAAACGGATCTGACGCATCACAACATGGACCGTGCCATCACGAAATTTTGCCAACAGGTCGACGAAGGGGGGCTCGCGTTTTTCTTCTTCGCGGGACACGGGATTCAAGTCGATGGAGAAAACTATTTGATCCCGATCGACGCGGAAATCCCCGACCAAAGCTTTGTGAAGTACAAAGCGGTGTCGCTCAGTTTGATTCTTGATTCGTTGGGCAAATCGCGCAGCAACATGAACGTTGTTGTGCTGGATTGCTGTCGCAACAATCCTTTCGAACGCACTTGGTCGACCCGTTCCTTGGGCCAACGCGGTCTCGCCGCCCAAAACAACATTCCCGAAGGAACGATCATCGCGTATGCCACTTCGCCCGGTAAAACGGCTGCGGATGGCGACGCAGGCAATTCACCTTACACCACCGAACTAACCGCCGCACTCAAACAGCGTCCGCGAACTGGATTGTTGCTGCGGGATGTATTTTTCACCGCCAGCCGCGCTGTGAAGGAAAAGACCGGACAGAGCCCATGGGTCAATATGGAAGCTTCGTTGGATAACTTTTATCTACATCCAAGCGAAGGCGACGAGACCGCTTCGGTTCCACGTCCGGAGCCCGAAGTGGAACTGGAGGTGATTCCTGCGGGGTTGGCGAAGCCCGAACCGATGGCGGCGGCACCGGTTCCTGCGAAACCGTCGATCAGCCTGGAGGACAAGACGCTGTTCGATCAAGCCGAAGTCTACTTGCGTCAAGGGAAATACGACAACGCGATCATGGCTTATACCGCGATTCTTGAAAGCGACTCATTGTCCCCCGCCTCCCGGCAAAAGGCCCGCAAGAGTCGTGGTGCTGCCTACTTGGGACGGGGCACAAAAAAGGATCTCAACTATGGGATCATCGACCAACTGGCTGCCGGGCTCGATGGGATTCGTGTTACCGTGCGAACCGATGCGGCCGATTTGAAAGTCGGGACCTCGAAGAGTGGCTACGTTTCCCGAGGTCAGGTTTTGCTAATTACCAAATCGATGGAACACAACGCATTGGATTGGTTCTGGGTCGCAGCGGTCAATGGCGATGAAACGCTCAAGGGCTGGGTCCCTGCGTCTGCGGTCGTCAAGTCGGACGATTCCAGCAAACCTGCATCCCTTGCGACCTCCGCGACGCCACGTCACCCCGCTTCCAGCGGATTGCTCGGAAGTGGTTCCGTATCGGAGTCGTTGCCTCGTCCTCAGAGTTCGCAGCCTCAGCCGCATGTTGTGCAGACACCGTCGACGCCGTCATGGCAAGACAATCGTTCGGCGATTCCGCAATCGCAAAGCGGATTCAGTCCATCTCGCAATTCCGGGGTGACATCCAATAGCGTCGTTCGTCAACAGCAAACACCGATGCAGCCACAGTCCAACGGCTGGCAAGGCAATGCCTGGCGAAGCAATAGCAACCACAACAACTTGCAAGGCAATACCCAAAGTTGGAACAACAACCAAGGTATGAACTTACAGAGCAATAATCGTTGGCAGGGCGGTAACAATAACAACAACTGGGGGCATAACAATCACGGGAGCGGCAATGGGGGGATGCGTTCCAATTCGGGTGCGAAAAGCATCTGGGCAACGCCCAAATGGGAAACGCCCGCGGAAATTCGTCGCGGCATCGCCAATGGAACGCTCCGCTGGTAA
- a CDS encoding c-type cytochrome domain-containing protein, whose translation MIRSLPLALGLICSLSAMGVHAADPDLAVRAAGILKSRCYSCHGVKFEVPGFDVLNHATLVAQPADAMAYVTAGDLDESMLWQRVAVDQDMPPKVVKNKVTEQELEVLRQWIVAGAPAATYTGREFIDEADVLRAIRNDLQEMPPENRLHQRYLSLHAISNNPRYTDADLRLYRAAVVKLLNSVSRRSRIVQPPMVDAPAERSTEGTVFRVDLRDFGWKASDWQTALQGYPFGLSWNDNKLQGYSKDIEQLVGSLSFDGIAYVRADWFVTKASRTATYHALLNVPETVEALEAQLGVDPQQDFLQDRLIRAGFAGSGVSHQNRLVDRHEGSVASYYYRSYDFDKAFGRGVLFRFPLGPRFTGNPHDQFAFEHAGGEIIWDLPNGMQGYMLIDADGKRIDKGPIEIVRDMREIAGTPEIVNAVSCIGCHRHGLLDYRDMVSGSQSLTSDARTKVDALFTRPDRLQEILNSDRDRFLASLKRAIGPYVQLHEASEKAITEFPEPISTVAKWYDQDMSLADVAAELGFEDATELGPTIQFNQKLKDLGLAPLASESTIPRRMWDTQQESPSSIFQRTAVALGVGSGLNPN comes from the coding sequence ATGATCCGATCTCTGCCCTTGGCCCTTGGCCTCATCTGTAGTTTGTCGGCGATGGGAGTTCACGCCGCGGATCCCGATTTGGCGGTGCGTGCGGCCGGGATCTTGAAAAGTCGCTGTTACTCGTGCCATGGCGTGAAGTTTGAAGTGCCTGGTTTCGATGTGCTTAACCATGCCACATTGGTCGCTCAACCGGCCGATGCGATGGCCTATGTGACTGCCGGGGATCTCGACGAATCGATGCTTTGGCAGCGCGTCGCGGTCGACCAGGACATGCCTCCCAAAGTGGTAAAGAACAAGGTCACCGAGCAGGAATTGGAAGTGCTGCGTCAGTGGATCGTCGCGGGGGCTCCGGCTGCGACGTACACCGGACGTGAATTCATTGACGAAGCCGATGTGTTGCGGGCGATTCGCAACGATTTGCAGGAGATGCCGCCGGAGAATCGACTGCATCAACGGTACCTCTCGCTGCACGCGATCAGCAATAACCCACGCTACACCGATGCCGACCTGCGGCTGTATCGGGCCGCGGTGGTGAAACTGCTCAACAGCGTCAGCCGCCGCAGCCGGATCGTCCAGCCGCCAATGGTCGACGCCCCTGCGGAACGATCGACCGAAGGGACGGTCTTTCGCGTCGACCTCCGCGACTTTGGCTGGAAGGCGTCGGATTGGCAAACCGCGTTGCAAGGGTATCCGTTTGGGCTGTCTTGGAACGACAACAAGTTGCAAGGGTATTCCAAAGACATCGAACAGCTGGTCGGTTCGCTGTCGTTCGACGGCATCGCATACGTGCGGGCCGATTGGTTCGTGACGAAAGCCTCGCGAACCGCGACCTACCATGCCCTCTTGAATGTTCCCGAGACGGTGGAGGCATTAGAAGCTCAGTTGGGCGTCGATCCGCAGCAGGACTTTCTGCAAGATCGACTGATCCGGGCGGGGTTTGCCGGCAGTGGCGTAAGCCATCAAAATCGTTTGGTCGACCGGCACGAAGGTTCGGTGGCGTCGTATTACTATCGCAGCTACGACTTCGACAAAGCGTTCGGCCGCGGCGTCTTGTTCCGCTTTCCGTTGGGACCGCGGTTCACCGGGAACCCACACGATCAATTCGCCTTTGAACACGCAGGGGGTGAGATCATTTGGGACTTGCCCAACGGGATGCAAGGTTACATGTTGATCGACGCCGACGGAAAAAGGATCGACAAAGGGCCGATCGAAATCGTCCGCGATATGCGTGAAATCGCGGGTACGCCGGAGATTGTCAACGCGGTCAGCTGCATCGGTTGCCACCGCCATGGTCTTTTGGATTATCGCGATATGGTGTCGGGATCGCAAAGTTTGACGTCCGACGCGCGAACGAAAGTCGATGCGTTGTTCACCCGTCCGGACCGATTGCAGGAAATTTTGAATTCCGACCGCGACCGCTTTCTAGCGTCGCTGAAGCGTGCGATCGGCCCTTACGTGCAACTTCACGAGGCTTCGGAAAAGGCGATCACCGAGTTTCCTGAACCGATCAGCACCGTGGCTAAATGGTACGACCAAGACATGTCGCTTGCCGATGTCGCCGCTGAGCTGGGGTTTGAGGATGCGACGGAGCTGGGGCCGACGATCCAGTTCAACCAGAAACTCAAGGACCTCGGTCTGGCTCCGCTGGCGTCGGAGTCCACGATTCCGCGACGCATGTGGGACACGCAACAGGAGAGTCCGTCGTCGATCTTCCAGCGGACGGCCGTTGCGTTGGGCGTCGGCAGTGGGTTGAACCCCAACTGA
- the arfB gene encoding alternative ribosome rescue aminoacyl-tRNA hydrolase ArfB, with product MKDLIINSRVTIPADQLTVTHARSSGPGGQNVNKVNSKVTVSWQVDDNNILDPEWTRRVQVRHQNRINQLGQLSLTSQQYRQQPRNLEDCLSKLRELLLQCQHPPKRRRETKPTFGSKLRRLETKRQQSSKKQSRGGKWD from the coding sequence ATGAAAGATCTCATAATCAACTCTCGGGTGACGATTCCAGCGGACCAGCTGACGGTGACGCATGCCCGCAGCAGCGGGCCAGGTGGGCAAAATGTCAACAAGGTGAACTCGAAAGTTACTGTATCTTGGCAGGTCGACGACAACAACATCCTCGATCCGGAATGGACGCGTCGCGTGCAAGTGCGACATCAAAATCGCATCAACCAGCTGGGACAGTTGTCGCTGACCAGCCAGCAATACCGCCAACAACCGCGGAACCTTGAAGATTGCCTTAGCAAACTTCGTGAACTGCTGCTGCAGTGCCAACATCCGCCCAAGCGCCGCCGAGAAACAAAACCGACGTTTGGGTCGAAATTGCGGCGTTTGGAGACCAAGCGACAACAGAGTTCGAAAAAACAGTCGCGTGGCGGGAAGTGGGACTGA
- a CDS encoding PQQ-binding-like beta-propeller repeat protein, with amino-acid sequence MRSFIAWTICWLVVFVSTSGPLAAADWLSFLGPTANGKSTETGILTDWSDGKLKLMWTLDLDTSYGIGAVDQGRYFQFDRVGDVERLICLDAQTGREIWHADQPVAYRDMYGYNNGPRSSPVIAGSRVFTYGVAGRLSCFDKTNGKLLWTQSLNEEFGVIQNFFGVSCCPVIYKDMVIVMVGGSPAADQRLPLGSLDRVSGNNSGIVAFRQSDGKLVYQLSDELASYSTPVIANVDGQDVGLAFMRGGLLAFDPTKGKELWHFPWRAPRLESVNAALPIVRDNEVLISECYDIGSALLEFTVNDYQLLRQDPASRRNQSMRAHWATPIQHEGYLFGCSGRNEPDSDLRCIRWSDGEVMWVKPNRIRTSLLWIDDHFVVLDERGHMELIKDSSDAYQPVTEIDLSEALGDTEGPFLRSPCWAAPIVANGLLYVRGANRVACFQLIPPDGT; translated from the coding sequence ATGAGATCTTTCATCGCCTGGACAATCTGTTGGCTCGTTGTATTCGTGTCAACCAGCGGGCCGCTTGCCGCCGCCGATTGGCTTAGTTTTCTTGGCCCCACGGCCAATGGGAAATCGACCGAGACCGGCATCTTAACCGATTGGAGCGACGGCAAACTGAAGCTGATGTGGACTCTCGATCTCGATACCAGCTATGGCATCGGAGCGGTCGATCAGGGACGTTATTTCCAATTCGATCGCGTCGGCGACGTCGAGCGTTTGATTTGCTTGGACGCCCAAACCGGTCGCGAAATTTGGCACGCCGATCAACCGGTCGCCTACCGCGATATGTATGGATACAACAACGGGCCGCGAAGTTCGCCTGTGATCGCGGGAAGTCGTGTTTTCACTTACGGAGTCGCCGGACGACTCAGCTGCTTCGACAAGACCAACGGCAAGCTGTTGTGGACGCAATCACTGAACGAAGAGTTTGGTGTGATCCAAAACTTCTTTGGCGTCTCCTGTTGCCCGGTGATCTACAAAGACATGGTGATCGTGATGGTTGGCGGCAGCCCGGCCGCCGATCAACGCTTGCCGTTGGGGAGCCTGGATCGCGTCAGCGGCAACAATTCCGGAATCGTTGCGTTCCGCCAATCCGATGGCAAACTGGTCTATCAGCTGTCCGACGAACTGGCCAGCTACAGCACTCCGGTGATCGCCAACGTCGATGGCCAAGATGTGGGACTTGCCTTCATGCGCGGCGGCCTGCTGGCCTTTGATCCCACCAAGGGCAAGGAACTGTGGCACTTCCCGTGGCGTGCGCCGCGATTGGAGAGCGTCAACGCGGCGCTACCCATCGTTCGCGACAACGAAGTGCTGATTTCGGAATGCTACGACATCGGCAGTGCACTGCTGGAGTTCACCGTAAACGATTATCAATTATTGCGACAAGATCCCGCGTCGCGCCGCAACCAATCGATGCGAGCCCACTGGGCGACGCCGATCCAACACGAAGGCTATCTGTTTGGCTGCAGCGGACGCAACGAACCCGATAGCGATCTGCGTTGCATCCGTTGGTCCGACGGTGAAGTGATGTGGGTTAAACCGAACCGGATCCGCACCAGCCTGCTGTGGATCGACGATCATTTTGTCGTCCTGGACGAACGCGGACATATGGAATTGATCAAGGACAGCAGCGATGCGTATCAACCGGTCACCGAGATCGATCTCTCCGAAGCGCTCGGCGACACCGAGGGGCCGTTTTTAAGGTCCCCCTGTTGGGCCGCCCCCATCGTTGCCAACGGATTGCTGTACGTTCGCGGAGCCAACCGCGTCGCCTGTTTCCAGCTGATCCCACCGGATGGGACATAG